Proteins encoded in a region of the Stieleria neptunia genome:
- a CDS encoding M56 family metallopeptidase, whose amino-acid sequence MNKVHSQWIDFIVHLATGSTIVLAFGLLAILALRRQSSATKHLVGSLACVTLLLLPFCVAVLPSWRLGIVKGVSVQASQTQTPAANASTSSSKTRSSQTIHGVHSELNSNDVAAVVPGLEAESSSIKDPPPFSFYVLGLYVLGVAYGFQRLLTGHLLARRLTWKSRAVEDAWMMAVGINDLGWMDLNRVRVRISQDISVPMVTGIVRPTILLPESVTSWSDEQLHSAMAHEMAHVERHDLAMQLLASVAAILYWPQPLMRLLQWCMRIDREIACDDKALRGCPKRTDYARHLLDFARQLRERNRDLAGALAMARESNVERRIIAVLSGTRRRSPPASRSVAFMLMASLFCLLGSALVSPFSDGGISNAAAQESQSEDWADESVASGDHKSDSHDNIHVLYGRVLTPDGQPAAGAVVTYPPRAFQSVAIETVADAEGKFALSVPKRSYHSPIVAKFQSERLLGCSEAFTIDEPDAPNVRRNMGDLLLKPAKRIRVQIFDSNRSPVEKAAIFIQGHDCTVDQTVSDEHGQAELLYPDGFPLQAIGALKAQLGCDYLNFEVPGKAHHRDLQQGYEGDIEMHFNGIRMATVKVIDSNDHPVEGIRLDPWYIQKPDRSGTWNHPMLDAFSRTTDKEGVAVFDMFPSDQLKGMQIWPRLTRPDWFVIGTQFHGMSNGSAYVEWERGDSATVRIAPKVRVRGRVILPNGKPAANVHVVASGGISYGLLFNETALSDEKGKWEMLVKPSAYYLFVVQDEHYSAAAHEGVFVPSEGKAEELRFELEPARRVFGKIAGPINESTRVMLQQRSTRFDKRVSHPIQPSEVNQFYHRPPAAIRQFSKRVNADGTYEFKVGPGDYSIWGPGQNVKSFRIADELEKEFNFEL is encoded by the coding sequence ATGAATAAAGTACATTCGCAATGGATCGATTTCATTGTTCATCTGGCGACTGGTTCGACGATCGTCCTGGCTTTCGGATTGCTTGCGATCCTGGCTCTTCGCAGGCAATCGTCGGCAACCAAGCATTTAGTTGGTAGCCTCGCCTGCGTCACGCTACTGTTGTTGCCTTTTTGTGTGGCGGTATTGCCAAGTTGGCGTCTGGGGATTGTGAAAGGAGTGTCGGTACAGGCATCGCAAACACAAACTCCTGCTGCCAATGCGTCCACGTCTTCATCGAAAACGAGATCATCTCAAACCATCCATGGGGTACACAGCGAGCTGAACTCAAATGACGTCGCAGCAGTCGTGCCGGGACTCGAGGCCGAGTCATCTTCCATCAAGGATCCGCCGCCGTTTTCGTTCTACGTACTGGGACTCTACGTGTTGGGTGTCGCTTACGGATTTCAGCGACTGCTCACGGGGCACCTGTTGGCTCGCAGGTTAACCTGGAAATCGCGAGCCGTTGAGGATGCTTGGATGATGGCTGTCGGAATAAACGATCTTGGATGGATGGATCTCAATCGAGTGCGGGTGCGAATCTCCCAGGATATATCGGTACCCATGGTTACCGGCATCGTTCGGCCGACAATTTTGTTGCCTGAGTCAGTGACGAGTTGGTCGGACGAACAACTTCACTCGGCCATGGCCCACGAAATGGCTCACGTTGAACGCCACGATTTGGCGATGCAATTACTGGCATCGGTCGCAGCGATTCTCTACTGGCCTCAGCCACTGATGCGTTTGCTTCAATGGTGCATGCGAATCGACCGCGAGATCGCTTGTGATGACAAGGCCCTTCGCGGTTGCCCCAAACGCACGGATTACGCTCGCCATTTGCTAGACTTTGCCAGGCAACTTCGTGAGCGGAATCGAGATCTCGCCGGAGCGTTAGCGATGGCACGCGAATCGAATGTTGAGCGACGAATCATCGCAGTCCTTTCCGGCACTCGTCGGCGATCACCGCCAGCATCACGATCGGTTGCATTCATGTTGATGGCCTCGCTTTTCTGCCTGCTGGGTTCCGCCCTGGTCAGCCCCTTCTCCGACGGCGGCATTTCGAACGCGGCCGCCCAGGAAAGTCAATCGGAAGATTGGGCGGACGAATCTGTCGCCAGTGGGGACCACAAGTCTGACTCTCACGACAACATTCACGTTCTGTATGGTCGCGTACTGACTCCGGACGGCCAGCCCGCCGCTGGTGCAGTTGTTACCTACCCGCCGCGGGCGTTCCAATCTGTCGCCATTGAAACCGTGGCAGACGCTGAGGGCAAATTTGCGCTCTCGGTCCCGAAGCGGAGCTACCACTCACCGATTGTTGCCAAATTCCAAAGCGAGCGTCTGTTGGGATGTTCGGAGGCGTTCACCATTGACGAACCGGACGCGCCCAATGTTCGGCGAAACATGGGTGATCTTCTCCTGAAACCCGCCAAGCGAATTCGCGTGCAAATCTTCGATAGCAACCGATCCCCAGTTGAGAAAGCTGCGATTTTTATTCAGGGGCACGACTGTACAGTCGATCAAACAGTGAGCGATGAACACGGCCAAGCAGAACTGCTCTACCCCGACGGATTTCCGCTTCAGGCCATTGGAGCCTTAAAGGCGCAACTTGGATGCGACTACTTGAATTTTGAAGTCCCCGGCAAAGCACATCATCGGGATCTTCAGCAGGGGTATGAAGGTGACATTGAGATGCACTTCAATGGCATTCGAATGGCGACCGTCAAAGTGATTGATTCCAACGATCATCCGGTGGAGGGGATTCGGCTTGATCCTTGGTACATTCAGAAACCAGACCGCAGCGGAACCTGGAACCATCCGATGCTTGATGCGTTTTCGCGAACGACAGACAAAGAGGGCGTCGCCGTTTTTGACATGTTTCCATCCGATCAACTAAAGGGAATGCAAATCTGGCCCCGTCTGACGCGGCCAGATTGGTTTGTGATCGGCACTCAATTCCATGGAATGTCCAATGGATCTGCGTACGTCGAATGGGAGCGAGGTGATTCGGCTACCGTCCGCATCGCGCCTAAGGTGCGCGTTAGAGGCCGCGTTATTCTTCCGAATGGCAAACCAGCGGCGAACGTTCATGTCGTGGCGTCGGGCGGCATCTCCTATGGGCTGCTTTTCAACGAAACTGCATTGAGCGACGAAAAGGGCAAATGGGAGATGCTGGTCAAACCGAGCGCATACTACTTATTTGTAGTTCAGGATGAGCACTACAGCGCCGCTGCGCACGAAGGAGTCTTCGTGCCGAGCGAAGGTAAAGCGGAAGAGCTTCGATTTGAACTTGAACCAGCCCGCCGAGTGTTCGGGAAGATAGCAGGCCCCATCAACGAAAGTACGAGAGTCATGCTTCAGCAACGGTCCACTCGATTTGACAAGCGAGTCTCTCATCCAATTCAGCCTAGTGAGGTGAACCAATTTTACCACCGGCCCCCAGCAGCGATTCGGCAATTTTCAAAGAGGGTTAACGCGGACGGCACCTACGAATTCAAAGTGGGACCTGGCGATTATTCCATTTGGGGCCCTGGCCAAAACGTCAAAAGTTTTAGAATCGCGGATGAACTCGAAAAAGAGTTTAATTTCGAGCTGTAG
- a CDS encoding BlaI/MecI/CopY family transcriptional regulator, with protein MAKQTLNLSRRERQLIEALYRLEEASVADVRDAIDDPPSYSSVRAMLTELVRKKKIAYRRDGKRYLYRPKAAREKVAKGMLNNLVANFFRGRASEAICALLEDDATQLSAEDIVRIKEQIKQAEAELTDE; from the coding sequence ATGGCAAAGCAGACACTCAATCTCAGTCGCCGTGAACGACAATTGATCGAAGCGCTCTATCGACTCGAAGAAGCCAGCGTGGCGGATGTACGAGACGCAATCGACGATCCGCCTAGCTATTCATCGGTACGAGCCATGCTCACCGAATTAGTCCGGAAGAAGAAGATCGCTTATCGACGTGACGGAAAGCGTTATTTGTACCGCCCGAAAGCCGCCAGAGAGAAAGTCGCCAAAGGCATGTTGAACAACTTGGTTGCGAACTTCTTCAGAGGACGCGCAAGTGAAGCCATTTGTGCACTGCTGGAAGATGACGCGACACAATTGTCCGCGGAAGACATTGTCCGCATCAAAGAGCAGATCAAACAAGCGGAAGCGGAGTTAACCGATGAATAA
- a CDS encoding glycoside hydrolase family protein: MNPKLLSRRRWMLSTAASTLVVASGSVRYPSFAGGPSAEAQPIGSRRELFVDEALVETRDDVDLVMHRPRDEGQVLAFDKPWEGGFSAYATVIRDGDRLRLYYRGLGVAGQDGNRSETTCYAESTDGIVWTKPNLGLFEVKGTRENNVVLADAAPVTHNFCPMLDTREGIPADQRYKALGGTVKSGLIAWVSADGTHWRRLREQPVISSDRVPYPHFFDSQNLAFWSAAEQQYVCYFRVFHDKIRRIARSVSDDFVEWSAPVLMGYRHRGGESPIEHLYTNQTHPYFRAPHLYVSIAARFMPGRQVLSDEQAQAIHVNPRYFKDTSDAILMTSRPGSEVYDRTFLSSFVRPGIGAHNWVSRTNYPALNVVQTGPTEMSLYVNQDYAQPTAHLRRYSMRLDGFASARADYHGGALVTKPLTFSGSQLALNFATSAAGGIRVEIQDASGKPIPGYTLAESREQIGNEIERVVAWKSGSDVSALAGRPVRLRFVMKDADLYAFQFGDVASP; this comes from the coding sequence ATGAACCCGAAATTGCTGTCTCGTCGTCGTTGGATGCTGTCGACCGCGGCCTCAACGCTTGTCGTTGCGTCCGGATCCGTTCGCTACCCCAGCTTTGCCGGCGGGCCATCAGCGGAGGCCCAGCCGATCGGATCCCGGCGTGAGCTGTTTGTCGACGAAGCCTTGGTCGAAACGCGCGACGATGTCGACTTGGTGATGCATCGTCCGCGCGATGAAGGCCAGGTGCTGGCGTTTGACAAACCGTGGGAAGGCGGATTCAGCGCTTACGCGACCGTGATTCGCGACGGCGATCGATTGCGTCTGTATTACCGTGGCCTCGGCGTCGCCGGCCAGGATGGCAACCGCTCCGAGACGACCTGCTATGCGGAGTCGACCGACGGGATCGTTTGGACCAAACCGAACCTCGGTCTGTTCGAGGTCAAGGGGACGCGTGAGAACAACGTGGTGCTGGCCGACGCCGCACCGGTCACGCACAACTTCTGCCCGATGTTGGACACGCGCGAGGGCATTCCGGCCGACCAGCGTTATAAGGCACTCGGCGGGACCGTCAAGAGCGGGCTGATCGCCTGGGTTTCTGCCGACGGCACGCATTGGCGCCGGCTTCGCGAGCAACCCGTGATCTCCAGCGACCGGGTGCCCTATCCGCACTTCTTCGACTCACAAAACCTGGCGTTTTGGTCGGCGGCGGAACAACAATACGTCTGTTATTTCCGGGTCTTCCACGACAAGATCCGTCGCATCGCGCGTTCGGTGAGCGACGATTTCGTCGAGTGGTCGGCGCCGGTGCTGATGGGGTATCGTCATCGCGGCGGTGAGTCACCGATCGAGCACTTGTACACAAACCAAACGCATCCGTATTTTCGCGCCCCACATTTGTATGTCTCGATCGCGGCGCGTTTCATGCCGGGGCGACAGGTCTTGAGCGACGAGCAAGCCCAGGCGATCCACGTCAATCCGCGTTACTTCAAAGACACCTCCGATGCGATCCTGATGACGTCGCGACCGGGAAGCGAAGTGTACGACCGCACCTTCCTGAGCAGTTTCGTGCGTCCTGGGATCGGGGCACACAATTGGGTCTCGCGGACGAACTACCCGGCGTTGAACGTCGTGCAAACCGGACCGACGGAGATGTCGTTGTACGTGAACCAGGACTACGCGCAACCGACGGCCCATTTGCGCCGCTATTCGATGCGACTGGACGGGTTCGCATCGGCCCGAGCCGATTACCATGGCGGCGCGTTGGTCACCAAGCCGTTGACGTTTTCCGGATCACAACTGGCACTCAACTTCGCCACCTCCGCCGCCGGCGGCATTCGCGTGGAGATCCAAGACGCCTCCGGCAAGCCGATCCCGGGCTACACGCTTGCCGAATCGCGCGAGCAGATCGGCAACGAAATCGAACGCGTCGTGGCGTGGAAATCCGGCAGCGACGTGTCCGCCCTCGCCGGCCGCCCCGTGCGCCTCCGCTTCGTCATGAAAGACGCCGATCTGTACGCATTCCAGTTCGGCGACGTCGCATCGCCCTGA
- a CDS encoding heavy-metal-associated domain-containing protein translates to MNKRMISLAFGAAIVLLANPLAHAEVTVKVSKMHLCCGACVKAVEGALEKVEGASVKADQKSGSAVVTAADQKTARKAIGAIGRAGFHGETDHAKLKMQDNSGVKAGVTKRLELVGVHNCCGGCNKAIKAALATVDGVQADTAKPKSKTLVIEGEFDGLAVVNALNKAGFHVRAKGAAKEAAAARKKKAAAKSTDK, encoded by the coding sequence ATGAACAAACGAATGATTTCACTCGCGTTCGGTGCAGCCATCGTGCTGCTTGCCAATCCGCTGGCGCATGCCGAAGTCACGGTCAAAGTCTCCAAGATGCACCTTTGCTGCGGGGCCTGCGTGAAAGCCGTCGAAGGCGCCCTGGAGAAAGTCGAAGGTGCATCCGTCAAGGCCGATCAGAAGAGCGGTTCGGCCGTCGTCACCGCAGCCGATCAAAAAACGGCTCGCAAGGCGATCGGAGCGATCGGGCGGGCTGGGTTTCATGGCGAGACCGATCACGCCAAACTGAAAATGCAAGACAACAGTGGGGTCAAGGCAGGCGTCACGAAACGTCTGGAATTGGTCGGAGTCCACAACTGCTGCGGCGGCTGCAACAAGGCCATCAAAGCGGCGCTGGCGACGGTCGACGGCGTCCAGGCGGACACCGCCAAGCCGAAATCGAAAACACTGGTGATCGAAGGCGAGTTTGATGGACTGGCTGTCGTCAACGCGTTGAACAAAGCCGGTTTCCACGTCCGTGCCAAGGGAGCCGCAAAAGAAGCCGCCGCGGCAAGGAAGAAAAAGGCCGCCGCGAAATCCACGGACAAGTAG
- a CDS encoding AlkZ-related protein — protein sequence MIKTFEQAFQFILEQKVCTVFGSKGSPYPSLWDNTGLSEKKPESGGWSPKVMAVWDWKTRIPQTYPDAVYYGKVPGGDAVLMEMQHFRNVHYPRAFQPVGDLDSLSQQVYEFIRLEPNYTGALRKQAIARLECTKSQFDTALKKLQVSLNIVRSNEPKHKNDFWLPMGEVHLDIVQAQG from the coding sequence ATGATCAAGACCTTCGAACAAGCGTTTCAATTTATTCTCGAACAAAAGGTATGCACGGTGTTCGGCAGCAAGGGGTCGCCTTACCCTTCGCTGTGGGACAACACGGGGCTATCCGAGAAGAAACCCGAATCCGGTGGCTGGAGCCCGAAGGTCATGGCCGTTTGGGATTGGAAGACCCGAATCCCGCAAACCTATCCCGACGCGGTGTACTACGGAAAAGTCCCCGGCGGCGATGCCGTGCTGATGGAAATGCAGCACTTCCGCAACGTGCATTACCCGCGTGCGTTTCAGCCGGTCGGCGATTTGGATTCGTTGTCACAACAGGTTTATGAGTTCATCCGCTTGGAACCCAATTACACCGGGGCACTTCGCAAACAAGCGATCGCGCGGCTGGAGTGCACGAAGAGTCAATTCGACACGGCGCTCAAGAAGCTGCAAGTGAGCTTGAATATCGTTCGCTCGAATGAACCGAAGCATAAGAATGATTTCTGGCTGCCGATGGGTGAAGTGCATTTGGACATCGTGCAAGCACAGGGGTAG
- a CDS encoding dienelactone hydrolase family protein gives MCDQDHFAEDLKKYSRRDLGTLAAGVGAAMMLPRAANAAEVNESDVTITTPDGECDAYFVAPTTDKHAAVLVWPDIFGLRPAFRQMGKRLAESGYSVLVVNPFYRTKHAPTAADGANTPIPDVRPLAQSLNATTQTTDAKAFIAWLDAQPQVDTTKKIGTTGYCMGGPIVMRTAAAVPDRVGAGGTFHGGGLVTDNPDSPHLLIPQMKAQFLIAIAENDDQRDPEAKNVLKKSFADANLAAEIEVYPAGHGWCPPDTRVHNREQAEKAWGRMLALFERALG, from the coding sequence ATGTGCGACCAAGATCACTTTGCAGAAGATCTCAAAAAATACTCACGCCGCGACCTCGGCACCCTGGCCGCCGGCGTCGGTGCGGCGATGATGCTGCCCCGCGCGGCGAACGCGGCCGAGGTGAATGAAAGCGACGTGACGATCACGACGCCCGACGGCGAGTGCGACGCGTACTTCGTGGCTCCAACGACGGACAAGCACGCCGCCGTACTGGTCTGGCCCGACATCTTTGGACTCCGACCGGCGTTTCGCCAGATGGGAAAACGGCTCGCCGAATCGGGTTACAGCGTGTTGGTCGTCAACCCGTTCTATCGAACCAAGCATGCGCCGACCGCGGCCGACGGTGCCAACACCCCGATTCCGGACGTGCGGCCGCTCGCACAGTCCTTGAATGCAACCACACAAACGACCGACGCCAAGGCGTTCATCGCGTGGTTGGACGCGCAGCCGCAGGTGGACACGACCAAAAAGATCGGCACCACCGGGTACTGCATGGGCGGACCGATCGTGATGCGCACCGCCGCGGCGGTGCCCGACCGCGTCGGCGCCGGCGGCACCTTTCACGGCGGTGGTCTGGTCACCGACAATCCGGACAGCCCCCACTTGCTGATTCCCCAGATGAAGGCACAGTTCTTGATCGCGATCGCCGAGAACGACGACCAACGCGACCCCGAGGCCAAGAACGTCCTGAAGAAATCGTTCGCCGATGCGAACCTGGCTGCCGAGATCGAGGTGTACCCGGCCGGGCACGGCTGGTGCCCACCGGACACGCGCGTGCACAACCGCGAGCAAGCGGAAAAGGCCTGGGGACGCATGCTCGCGCTTTTCGAGCGGGCACTTGGCTAG
- a CDS encoding prenyltransferase/squalene oxidase repeat-containing protein: MNRRWNFHRPRRIFVPLLTLALLGGPVLSGGTVLSGDTVFASENETTQDKAVTKTERQRREIVDKGLAFLAQEGQSAAGTFSDRVGPGVTALAITSALRNGKKIDDPMVAEGLKALESYVKPDGGIYGNGRLKNYETCVAMVCFAEANASGKYNETLKRAKDFVTGIQYGEGQRDPSDPWYGGVGYGGAGRPDLSNTAYMIEALRAAEAGPDDPAIERALAFVSRCQNLDSKYNDTAFAAKVDDGGFYYEIPTTKIDPSTSEERYTPNGGLRSYGSMGYTGLKSMIFAGLTQEDPRVKAALKWIRDHYSVESNPGMGSAGLYYYYHTFAAALNAAGLKTIDDADGTRHDWKADLVSELAQRQNEDGSWSNSNQRWFENDKNLATSFALMALSYCK; the protein is encoded by the coding sequence ATGAATCGACGATGGAATTTCCACCGCCCGCGACGGATTTTTGTCCCCCTGCTGACACTCGCCTTGTTGGGCGGGCCGGTGCTTTCGGGAGGCACTGTGCTTTCGGGAGACACTGTGTTCGCGTCGGAAAACGAGACAACGCAAGACAAAGCGGTCACGAAAACGGAAAGGCAGCGCCGGGAGATCGTGGACAAGGGACTGGCGTTTTTGGCCCAGGAAGGTCAATCGGCTGCGGGAACATTCTCCGATCGTGTCGGCCCCGGTGTGACGGCGCTGGCGATCACGTCGGCGCTGCGGAACGGAAAAAAGATCGATGATCCGATGGTCGCGGAGGGTTTGAAAGCGCTGGAGAGCTACGTCAAACCCGATGGCGGGATCTATGGCAACGGACGATTGAAGAACTACGAAACCTGTGTGGCGATGGTGTGCTTTGCCGAAGCCAACGCATCGGGCAAGTACAACGAGACCCTCAAACGGGCCAAGGACTTTGTCACCGGCATTCAATATGGCGAAGGTCAGCGTGACCCATCGGATCCCTGGTACGGCGGCGTCGGATACGGTGGCGCCGGCCGGCCCGATCTGTCCAATACCGCTTACATGATCGAAGCGCTGCGGGCGGCCGAAGCCGGCCCGGACGACCCGGCGATTGAGCGCGCGTTGGCGTTCGTCTCGCGCTGCCAAAACCTGGACAGCAAGTACAACGACACCGCGTTTGCGGCCAAGGTCGATGACGGCGGGTTTTACTACGAAATCCCGACGACCAAGATTGACCCCAGCACGTCGGAGGAACGCTACACGCCCAACGGCGGTCTGCGCAGCTACGGATCGATGGGCTACACCGGCCTGAAGAGCATGATCTTTGCCGGGCTGACACAGGAGGACCCACGCGTGAAAGCGGCGCTCAAGTGGATCCGGGATCACTACAGCGTGGAAAGCAACCCCGGCATGGGGTCCGCGGGGCTGTACTACTACTACCACACCTTCGCCGCCGCACTCAACGCCGCCGGACTAAAAACCATCGACGACGCCGACGGTACCCGGCACGATTGGAAAGCCGACCTCGTCTCCGAGCTGGCCCAGCGCCAAAACGAAGACGGCTCGTGGAGCAACAGCAATCAACGCTGGTTCGAAAACGACAAGAACCTTGCAACCAGTTTTGCCTTGATGGCGCTTTCGTACTGCAAGTAG
- a CDS encoding flavodoxin domain-containing protein has translation MTDHEKHSRFSPRLANAFVLTALAIVSALLLRWTAGPWWIATPRPGRWWAAALVLMSYVGLCRWSFQHGRPKQRSLPDAPQSEASILVIYASQTGVAEELAGQTSELLRRSGRSVDVACIDSLDGKRLQQSRCALFIASTAGEGDPPDHAIEFAETVMNDRVDLATLKYAVLALGDSSYDEYCAFGRRLDRWLEANAAASLFDRIDVDDADPIALDRWQSQILSIDAPTWGKLPTCH, from the coding sequence ATGACCGATCACGAAAAACACTCGCGATTCTCCCCCCGGCTGGCCAACGCATTCGTGCTCACGGCCCTCGCCATCGTTTCGGCCCTGCTGCTCCGTTGGACAGCGGGGCCCTGGTGGATCGCGACGCCACGTCCCGGGCGTTGGTGGGCGGCGGCTCTCGTGCTGATGTCCTATGTGGGACTCTGTCGATGGTCGTTTCAGCATGGCCGACCGAAGCAGCGATCACTTCCCGACGCGCCCCAATCCGAGGCGTCGATCTTGGTGATCTACGCCAGTCAAACCGGTGTCGCCGAGGAACTCGCCGGACAAACGTCCGAGCTGTTGCGTCGGTCGGGACGATCGGTCGACGTTGCCTGTATCGATTCGCTGGATGGCAAACGTTTGCAGCAAAGCCGTTGCGCATTGTTCATCGCCAGCACCGCCGGAGAAGGCGATCCGCCCGACCATGCGATCGAATTCGCCGAGACGGTGATGAATGATCGCGTCGACTTGGCGACGCTGAAGTACGCCGTGTTGGCCCTCGGCGACAGCAGCTACGACGAGTATTGCGCGTTCGGACGACGGTTGGATCGATGGCTGGAAGCAAACGCCGCGGCCTCGCTGTTCGATCGCATCGATGTGGATGATGCGGATCCCATCGCACTCGACCGCTGGCAGTCGCAGATCCTATCCATCGACGCACCCACGTGGGGTAAGCTTCCAACTTGCCATTAG